From the genome of Patescibacteria group bacterium:
TCTTCGGGTAAAGTTATTCTGGTCGAACGCCAAAGGTACGCTTACGGTTGGCACATCATTGTTGACCACGGTTTGGGTTTGTCAACCCTTTACGCTCATTTATCGGATATTTACGTTGAGGCGGGCCAGACCGTCAGTCGCGGGCAAATCATCGGGAAGATGGGTTCAACCGGAAGATCAACAGGGACACATCTGCACTTTGAAGTCCACAAAAACGGCGTGGCCGTTAATCCTTTCTCCTTCCTCAAGTAACACTCTTCCTGCCATAAGCAGAGCTTTTACTTCGTAAAAAGCAGAGCTTTTACTTCGTAAAAAATTGCGAGGTATTCTTGAAGCGCCGAATAACAACCCTTTTAAGAAGCAGATGGAGATGGAGAGGGGGACTTCTCTTTCTTTGTTCCCGAAGAAGTGGCGACCGGGGGAGCGGCATTTTCCGGCAGTTTGAGGGGCGGGTTAAGAACGGCCGAAGAAGTGGCCGGTTCGGTTAAGGTTTCCGGCTGGCCCGAAGGCGCTTCTTTGGTTTCTTCTTTAGGCAGTTTGGTTCGTAAATCATCAAGTTCCTTTTTAGCTTTCCGATAATCGTTGGAATTTGGCTCAACCAAGCCGAGTACCCGCTCCATGGCCGCCACTGCCTCTTTAATTTTACCGGTCTCTTTTAAGGCGGCCGCTAAATTATAATAAGCGTTGGCGAAATCAGGCTTGAGGTTTATGGAAAGATTAAATTGGCGGATGGCCTCGTCATAATTTTTAGCCGAGAAAAAGAGGCTGCCCAAGTTAAGACGAAGTAAAGGATTGGTGGGATCCAAAGCGATGGTCTGATTATAAGCGGCCAGCGTCCACTGATCCGCGCCCTGGGCGGCATTAACAAGCGCCTGGTAAATGCTGGTCAGATTTTCCCAGTTGTTGATGCGGTTTGGTCCGAGGTTAACGGCGGCCTTAGCTTCCGCAATCGCCTGCTGAATCAGACCGGAGATATCTTGCCGATCCTGATCGGTTAAATCTTTTTTTGCGGATAAAGCGTTAGCCAGGGCTAAATTGGTTTGAGAATAAGTCAAACGATAATTTTCGCTTTGGGGATTCAAATTAATCGCCTTAATCTGCAGATTGTAAGCATCCGTGCCTCGGTTTTGCGCCAGGGCGGAAAGCGATTGACGGAAATAATAATCGGCCAGCCAAAACCGGCCGAGGCCGTAAAGAGAGACGGCTGAAAGAAGAATCACCACGGTCAGCAAAATTTGCGTGGCGGTTTTGGATCCAAACTTCACCTCGGTTGTGACGGTTTGATTTGCCAATAAGCCTAAAAATAAATAAAGAACGAATAAAAGAAGAGAAACGGCCGGGACAAAGAAAAGAAAAAGAAAGGAGAAGAGAAGGGGCAGAAAAACAAGGTATTTATTTTTGGTCAGGCGGACGGTTCTTAGGATCAAAAAGAGCCAGGCGAAAAGACCAAGAAGCCCGGTTGTCGTTAGGACATAAAAATAATGATTGGAGGACAGACCGAAACGGACATTCCAAAGATTGGTCGAATTGAGGCTTATCGGCCGGCCGGCGGTAAAAGCGGCCAGATAATTATCCAAACCGACGCCTAGAAAGGGAAACCGCTTCAGGGCCTCGACCGCCACAAACCAGCCCGCGGAAAAAGGCAGAAATAAAGGTTTGGCGGTTGTCAATAATTGATAAAAAGTGACCCCAAGACCGCAAAGGATTAAAAGCAGAGCGAAATATTCAAGCGGTTGTTTCTTTTCCCATTCATGCCAAAATTGGGGGAGATAGAAACTTAAAACCAAAGCCAAAAAGAGACCCAAGGATAAAGGATTACCGGCCGGGGTAAAGGTCGTGGCCCGCATAAAGGCAAAGAAGCTTTTTTCGGGAATCAAAGTTTCGCCGACGCCGATAAACTGATAAATGGCGGCAAACGAGAGTAAACTGGCGCTGCCGACAAGGGCTAAGGATATGCCTTTTGTTAAGGAAGTTTCCTTGACCAGAAAATAGAGGACGGTTAGGGCTAGAATCAGGCCGAGACCTTGGGGCATGATTAAAGCCTCGATTTTATTGGTTGAAACTAAAAAATAAACCAAAGCATAGACCAAAAGAATTAAAACTACGGGTAAATCCAAAGAAGACCGCGTGAAGGCAATCTCCTGTTTTTGGTAAGCGCGAAAAGCCCAAGTCACCATCAGGATCAAAAGATAAAAGGACAGAAAGATAAATTTATTAAAATCGTAAAATTCCGTGGTTAAGGGCAAAAAAAAGAGCGGCAGGAAAAAGACTAAACCCAAAATGCCTCTTTCTAAGATTTTATCAAGCATAAGCGGCCAGTTCCTTTCGGTGAATTTCTTCAAGTTTTTTTAAATTTTTAAAATCATCTTTGGTTGGCATATCAGCCTTAATGTCCTGAACATCTCTTTTAATATCAAGAACATCTGTTTCCACCTTGTCCAGCCGGCCATCCACCTTGTCAGCCCGATCCTCAAGCCTCTCGAGTCGTTTATTAACCGCAGAAAATTCTTTTTCCAAATAGGGACCGGCTAAGTCTGCCCAAAAATCACCCAAAGCTTTGATGATTTTTTTATCAACAAGACTACCGATATTTTCAAGGTCTTTTTTAGTGAGCATCTTTTTAATTTTAAAGTCCAACCTTTATTTAGTCAAGATATCAAACTAGGTTAATTTCCGACAATGAACCAGTCGAATTTAATATCGGCGGAACTGGTGGCCGAAACGCCAACGGCAAATTCGCCGCTTCTTTTTTCGGTCACGGTCAGGACCTTGTCGGTTAAGGTCGTCGGGGTCAATAAAATCCGGGCGGAGGCGGTGGCGGCCTCGGCCGAGATCGTGGCGACAAGCTGGCCGGCCAAAAGACTGGCCGAGCCGGCGGTTTTGGCGCCCAGAACCTTAAATTCTTCGGTTTCCACCTTTTTGGCGGTAAGCGTGCCTTCAACCTTGACGTTGCCTTTTTGATCAATCACGATTTTTTGCCCCATCATTTCAATGTTGCCCAATGCTGTGGCCTGCAATTTCAAGGGGAGTGCTAAAGTTTCGATGGAACCTTCAAGACCGTTAACGACCAAAAGGCCGTTGGTGATTTTGCCGGTGAGACCCAGGTCGGAAAGAAGCGTCCGGCCCAAAACCGTTAATTGGCCGGACAAAGTCGCGTCTTTGCCGGTGAGATTTACCAGACTGGCCGAAATCGTGGCTTGGGTACTTAAGCCGAGGGTCAAAAGAGAAATTTGGTTTTTAAGCTCGGCGGTTATCGAAGCCAGCCTCGCCTCAGACGAGGCCAGAGTCGAGTCTAGGCGGGCATATTTATTGTCCAAATTCGAAATCCGAAAATCTAAATCCGAAACTTTTGTTTCGAAATTCGAGTTTAGTGCTTCGAATTTTTGCTTGGTGAGATTGCCGTTTTCGTCGAGTTTGACAGAAAGGGAAGTTAAACTACCGCTTTGTGTGGCGATTTGCCCTTGTTGTTCCTTGATGGCGTTGACGGTAAGCGCCACGACTGATGTCGTGTCCAAGCTCCAATAACCGCTATCCTGCAAAGCACTGGCTTCAGGAAGGACACTTTTGACATTCTGTGCCGAGAAGCCGACATGAACAAAGTCTTCGCCTTTATAAGAAAAGCGTATCGGATTGAGTGCCGAGAGCGCGCTAAGGCCTCCCTGATAATAGCCATAAATGTTTTTCAGGTTCTCATCTGACGTGCAGATAATATCTCCTGAAGTGTTAGCCGAGAGGGTGCCGGCGGTTTTACAACCTGCTTGGCGGATGGTGCCGTTGACATCTAATTTCTGCCCCGGCCCTGTCGTCCCGATGCCGACGTTGCCAGAAAGAATTGCTGAAGCTCCCATTGTTTCTTGAGCAGGGTCAATATAGTAGTTTCCATTCTGGTCGGCAAAAACAGTCGCCCTGACCTTGCCGTTCACGTCGAGTTTTTCTGCTGGCGCTGTCGTCCCGATGCCGACATTGCCGCCGTTTGTTATAGTCATGCGTACCGTATTATTCGTCTGTAGTTCAATGAGACCATTTGTAGCATCAGTGCCACCTATTAGCTGAAGTTTATAAAAACTACTGTTTATCGCCAGTCCACCGGCACTATTATCTTTAATAGTCTGACCGTTTGCGAAACCTATCTGTACAGGCTGGTCAAGACTAAGGTTGCCAGCGTAATGAGACGTACCGTTTACATCTAACTTTGCCCCCGGCACCGTTGTCCCAATACCGACGTTGCCGCTACCATTCCAGGTTAAAACTGGCGTTCCGATTGTACTACTAACGGCTGCTTGATAACCTAGAGACCAAGCGCCTGTACCACCATAACTTTCTGTTTGAATGGTTCCATACTTACTTCCGTTAGAAGTGAAGGAAATATCGGTTGCATTGATAGAACCGTCAGTGGCCATGTTAAGATAGGGAGTTTGAACGGAAGTAGAAAACTTAGAATTTCCAACAACGTCTAATTTATATCCCGGCCCCGTCGTTCCTATACCGACATTGCCGCCCCATGGATTAAGAGCCAGATTTTTTGCTGCAGTTCCTGCATCGAAAGTCTGGATTTCTCCAAAATCCGCAGTGTCATCATAGCCAATAAATAAAGCCTTCAGTGGATGAGAAGTCCCAGATATGCGCAATTGGGTGTTCTGATAGGTGGAAGCTATATCCACATTTTTAGAAAGATGGAGTAGGGCTGCAGGTGCCGTCGTCCCGATGCCGACGTTGCCGGTTGATTTTATGACAATCGCGTTTGTATCAAGCGACCCAGCATTGCTAACCCTAAGATAAGTATCTACGCCAGTGGCTGAGTTATCCACGAAGAAATTTTGAGTTCCATTAGAGCGGATATAATTTGACCCTAATTGTGTATAAAGAGCGGTTGTGTTTGAAGAACGAATGGTGCCATATACATCCAATTTTTCGCTCGGTGCTGTCGTTCCAATACCCACGTTCCCCCCGAAGTAATTGGTTCCTCCGGCGGAGTAGAGAGCAAAGTTGTTGGTGCCCGCAGATTGAGTGTTGACATACAAGCCATAATTATTGGTCAAGGAGGAACCGGCATTGACGGTGGGATTGTCAACGTAAAGTCCATAAAGATTGGTGATTGAAGAGGTGGTGCCCACCCCAATGTTACCAGAGACATAATCAACAAAAAGATTGGTCAGTTGGGGAGAAGTGCCTCCTATGCCGATGTTTGGCCGGTTGTACATGCCGTAGATTGAAGTCACCGGTGTCGCCGAGTTCATGGTTCCCGTGTAAGTGTTATCCAACTTTGTTTGGTAGTAAGTCCCGGCCGAAGCCGCGGTGACTGTTTGAGCCACCTCTAAACTTCCTCCCGGACTGGTGGTGCCAATACCGACGTTGCCAGTAAATATTCCATTGCCCACTACATGGAGCGGAGCAGCCGCTGTTCCATCTGCGGTTGACCCTCCAATCCATAAACTTCCATCTGAAGTTTTAAAAACGAACTTGTTATTACCGCCCGTATTTTTGATTGCTAAGGTATCGGAATTCACTTTAACATCGACAGCATTAATAATCGATTGCGCACTCATATCCAACGTCCCTGCTAGTTTAAGATTGCTCGCTGTCAGCCAAGTGCCGTCATCACCAAACTTTCTTGTGGTTTGGAGAGTTGCGTTGCCGGGATAAAATCCTCCGTGGGAATAAACACTATCTGTGAACCTTCCGAGTCCAGAGACATCAAGTTTGTATCCTGGCCCCGTCGTCCCGATGCCGACATTGCCGCCCGGCATTAAGGCCAGATTTTGCGAGGCGGCAGTGATAATTTGGTTAGGACCGGTACCGGTAAAGGTCATGCCGGAACCGTTGCCGGTTAAATTCAAAGCGGCACTGTTGGCGTAAGAATTGGTGAGTTGATTATTCATGGAAAGGGTCGTTATGCCCGAGACGGCACCAGTCGTTGTTAGATTGAAGGCGTTTGAGACTAAAGAAAGATTGCCGGTGGCGTTGCCGATGGCGGTCGCCGAGGTTCCCGTGGCGTTGAGATTGGTGGTGCCGGTGACGGTTAAGCCGCCGGTTCCCTGAATTAGACCTGATCCGGAATTAACACCAACCGCCGTGACCGCGCCGGCCGAGGAAACCTGAAACTGGGAAGTAGCGCCGACCGACAAAGGAGCCGAGGGAGACGTGGTGCCAATACCGACAGAATCTCCAATGGTGGCCGGAGCCAGATTTGTCCCGTTTCTTTGCCAGTAGCCTAAAGACCCGGTGGTGGGAATGGTTGAGGTTAGGTTTTTTGAAGCATCGGTGTAAACTCCAGAGGAGGCGGTTAAGGTTGCGACATTCACCAAAGAGGTGAAGGAGGCGGTGGAGCCTACGCCTAAAGTCCCGTTGACTTCCAGTTTGTAGGCCGGACTGGTGGTGCCAATGCCAACGTTGCCGCCCGGCATTAAGGCCAGATTTTGCGAGGCGGCAGTGATAATTTGGTTAGGACCGGTACCGGTAAAGGTCATGCCGGAACCGTTGCCGGTTAAATTCAAAGCGGCACTGTTGGCGTAAGAATTGGTGAGTTGATTATTCATGGAAAGGGTCGTTATGCCCGAGACGGCACCAGTCGTTGTTAGATTGAAGGCGTTTGAGACTAAAGAAAGATTGCCGGTGGCGTTGCCGATGGCGGTCGCCGAGGTTCCCGTGGCGTTGAGATTGGTGGTGCCGGTGACGGTTAAGCCGCCGGTTCCCTGAATTAGACCTGATCCGGAATTAACACCAACCGCCGTGACCGCGCCGGCCGAGGAAACCTGAAACTGGGAAGTAGCGCCGACCGACAAAGGAGCCGAGGGAGACGTGGTGCCAATACCGACAGAATCTCCAATGGTGGCCGGAGCCAGATTTGTCCCGTTTCTTTGCCAGTAGCCTAAAGACCCGGTGGTGGGAATGGTTGAGGTTAGGTTTTTTGAAGCATCGGTGTAAACTCCAGAGGAGGCGGTTAAGGTTGCGACATTCACCAAAGAGGTGAAGGAGGCGGTGGAGCCTACGCCTAAAGTCCCGTTGACTTCCAGTTTGTAGGCCGGACTGGTGGTGCCAATGCCAACGTTGCCCGAATTGGCGATGACAAACTTCGGCGTGCCCGAGGCCGAGGCGGTAAAAAGATCCTGATTTTGGATTTGGTTAACAATTAGGGCCGCCTTGCCGGAGGCGGTAATCCCGGAATCGGGATTGATGAAAAAAGTGGGCGCGTTCGTCGAGAGCCATTTCGAGGTTGAATTCCAGCGTATCTCGGCATTAGTGGCCGGCACACCTCGTTCAAAGGTTAAGGTAATGTCTTGGGTGTCAGTGGTGGCGTTAGCCGAACCAATCAGCCAATCGTAAGCAGAAGTCGCTCCGGTAACAACCGTGCCTGATAAATTTGTCGCCGTCACGGTATCGGCCCAAACATTAAGCCACCGGCGGGTGTTTGAGCCAAGATTGTAGTTAGAGCCGGGATTAGGAACTAAATCACTGTTAACATAACCGTTAACCGTTAAGCTGTCAGAAGTTGTCGCTCCCAAGATGACGGAACCGTTTAAATAAGTCGCTCCCGCCACTTGCAAAGCGTAAGCACCGGGGTTGGTTGTGCCTATACCCACATTGCCTTCAACGATCAATCCTGAAGTAGGAGCGGCAATGTTCCCGTAGGAAGCACCAATAGAAACATTGCTTAAGACCCCAAGCTTTGATCCGGGAGTGGTTGTGCCGATGCCCAAATTACCGGTAAGATCAGCATTCCCAGAAACGGTGAGTTTATTCGCCGGAGTGGTTGTGCCGATGCCGACGCGGGAGTTTTGCGTATCTAAGGAAAGAAGCGAAGTTTCAAAACTTAAGGCATTGACAGTGGTGTTTTTCAAGTCAACATTTGTCGCTTGAGTCGAAAGATCTAAAGTCGGGGAATCAATCTTGACGGCGGTTGAGCCGGAAAGTTTGATGGTCGGTTCGGTTAAGGTGATGATTCCGTCGGTGGTATTGTCAATGGTGGCGTTGTTAACCAAGGTCAAAAGTCCGGTGTTGGCCACGGTCAGCCGTGAGCCGATGGTAAAAATACCACTGCCCAGAAAGGTAAAAGCATTATTGTCGGTGGCACTGCCGAATTCTAAAAGATTAGTGCTGCCGGTTAATTTAAAAATATTATTTAAGCCGTCATCGCGGAGAGTAAAATTGGAGCCATCTCCATATTGGATGATTCCGGCGCCGTTAAAATCCAAAGTGGCCGCGCCTAAGTTTAAGGCCGTCGTCGAAACGGAATTGATGGTCGGCGCGTTGATAACCAAAGTGGGATTAATGGAAGTACTGCCCAGGGTAATTTTCTCGCTTGAGTTAGTCGTATCTATATTGATATAGTCATTGGTGCCCTCTTGAAGATCAAAAGCATTGATGGTGTTGTCAGGGAGATTGATGGTGGTGGTTCCGGAAACCGTCAGCGTATCAGTGGTTGAATCGCCCAAGATACTGTTGCCGCCAACGGTTAAATTACCACTCGTTTCAATATTGCCGGTGGTCGCTAAAGTTGTTCCCTGGACCGTGAGGGAACCGCCGATACTGACCGCATTGGAAAAATCCGCATCCTTAGACCAAATCTTAAGCCAACGTAAGGGCGTTGTGCCGTCGCCTAAATTATATTTATTGTTTTCCGCGGGGTTAAGATCCGACCCAAGTTGGCTGGCGGACAAAATCAGTTTGGCATTATCAATTTTTAAATTACCGGAAATGGTTGCCGCTCCGAGAAATTCTGCCTGGCCGCCGACTTTGAGCGTGTTTTTCAGGTTGGCGTCATTGACAAAGAGGGTGGCAAAACGTTTACTCGTTAGACCAAGCGAACCCAGGCTGTCGTCGGCAGGATAAAAGTTGGCGCTGTTGTCGCCTTTGATCGAGCCGGCGCCTGAAAAAAGGTTGGCGCTGGGAAAGCCCGCGGCCACCAACACTCCGGCCCCAGACCCCTTAAAGGCCGAAGACGAACCGGCGGCAAGTTCCGAGCCAAGTTGAGATTCTGAAGAAATTTCCACCAAACTCGCGTCGTCCAGATAAATCACGCCGCCCTGATAATCAATAATTTCCAAAAAAGGGTACTTTCCTAAAGCCGCGTTTTCGTAAGTGAAAGTGAAAGGCGTCCAACCCGAAACGCCGGCAATCTCAACCGGCGCCGAAGCCGCAACCTCATCTTTGGCCAGACGAGGATAGTTGGGATCATCTTTTGCGACTTGGCCCATAAACCCAAGACGTAATTTGGGGTGGCCGAGCAAATCTTTGCTTCTTAAAAAAACCGAGAAAGAATAATGGCGGCCGTTGACTGTCGTCGTTTCCGTCTGACTAATTCCCAATGACATTCGATCGTTGCCAGTTCGATTCCCGGAATTTAGGGCGTTTAATTCCGGGAATCGGGAATCCCAAACTTTCATGGCCAAGGTTCCGCTTCTGACCGAGTCATTGCTGACATAGAAGTTTCCTTTATGAGCCATTTCGAGATAGCCCCAGCGCCAAGCCTGGCCGAATTTCGTTTTGCCCTGACCGTCGGTTCCCACCGTGTTTAGAGGATTTTCAAAGGAAGGATTAGCTAAAAGATTTTCCGAAAGGACTTGCGGTTTTAAGCCCAAGGTGGTCTCTTCGGGAATTTTAACACCGGCGACCTCCGGAAAATATAAAGAGGGTCTGATTAAATTGGCTAATTGTTGAGAAAAATAAGCGGTTAAACGCTGAAGATAATCTTTACCGTAAGGAGTTACGGCCAGTCCCACAAGGATGCCGGTTAATAAAATGATTCCCGCCAGCGTGTAGACAAATTTTCTTTGGATTCGAAAGCCAAAATTCCAAAGCCGAAAGCCGAAGGTGGGGGGTGGCGTTTTGAGACTTAAATCCTGTCCAAGAGTTTGTCCGGTAGTTTGGACTTCATACTTGAGTTTTTCCGCGGTCATGATTCTGCCAATTTCGGCCATTGTTTTGCCGGCCTTTTTTAATTCCTGGATTTTTTCCAGAAGTTGCAGGGTGTAGAAAGGGTAGTGACCTTCGGTGAAAGCATTCACTCCGACCTGTTTTCTTTGGGCATGGGGGATGAGGCCGATTTTAGTAAAATAACGCAGACGGTTATTGGGGTTCCCGCGACCAAGACCAATACCTTGTTTTTGACAAAGCAGAATTAAGTCTTTGGCGGTAATTAATCTCTCTCGGGCAGGCGTCATTTGAACTTCAATTTCTCGTTACGGCAAGGAAAATCTCTTGCCATAACTTAACTATAATAATAAAAAAGAGGTCTTGTCAAGAGGGAGCTTGAGGCTAAATTGATATGGTTAGGTAGTAAAAAGAACATGATAAAAAGAGACATGAATTTTAATTCCCGCATTTTCCCAAGATAATTTTTAGCCTTTGGGAGGCGGTAAGTTGCTATTGGTAGGGTCGGAAGAATTAGGTAGGACCAGGTCTTGGAAGAAGAATCTTGTGGTAAAAAAGTTTTATGATATAATAAATAAGTTTGGCGAGGGCCATTAGCACAGTGGTAATGCGCCGCATTCGCACCCGCCTGCCGAAGCGCATGAGGGCTGGTAGCTCATTTGGTAGAGCGCTGCATTCGCATTGCAGAGGTGGGGAGTTCGAATCTCCTCCAGTCCACAAGAGCGGCGGGCAGGTTGAGGGAGGCACTAAAAAATCTGTCGATTTTTCAGTGTAAATAAGCGGTTCGAGTCCGCTCGAGTCCACTTGAAAAGACTATTCGAAGAATAAGGCTTCGCAGGTCTTTTCAAGTGCAAGCACCTTTTATTAAGAGTAAACTCTTTTGACAATGGGTTTACCCTGAAAAAAGCATAGCTTTTTTTAGGGCCCGTGGTATACCGGTAGCATGCCTCCATGGCATGGAGGAGAAGGGGGTTCGATTCCCCCCGGGTCCACCATAAAAAGCTAAGCTTTTTATGGTGTAAACACAATCAAAGTAGGACTTTTGCTTTTTTAGATTTTTTGTGTTACAATACGTCAAGTACATGTACCCGGATCATCGGTGTTCACCATCTCTCTGGTCCGCCAGTTGGCGGCTTTTCCCAGGAGCATGGAGGAAACGAAGCTTCTGGGAATTTAACCAGGGAGGGAGGTGAAATAAAAAATGGCTTTCCAAGATCAAACTTTAAAGTGCCGCGATTGTGGCGCTGATTTTGTTTGGACTTCCGGTGAACAAGAGTTTTATCAACAAAAAGGATTCAATAACGCTCCTGTTCGTTGCCCGGCTTGTCGTCAAACAAAACGCAGCCAAATGCAAGGCACAAGACAGATGACGAAGATTACCTGCAGCCAATGTGGTCGGGAAGACGAAGTTCCTTTCGTTCCCCGAGGTGATCGTCCCGTTCTTTGTCGTGAATGCTTTAGTAAAAGCAAGGGAATGTAATTTTGAATTATTCAAAATAAATTTCTGAAAAGTTACCCCCGCAAGGGGGTAATTTTTTATTCGGCACTTCAAGAATACATTCACCCTTAAGGGAGAATGTTATCCGCCCTGAGGCTAAATTTCCCGCAAAAATAGTTGCGGAAAAAAGACAAGAAAGCAAGATAAAAGACAAAGCCGGTCATAATTAACGCAAGGGCTTCAGGTTTAGCCGGAGAGGTCTAAAAGCGACAGAACCCTGCTTTTAGCAGACAAAAGACATGGCTGCTTGACTCTGTTTTAATTTATCCCTTACGCAAAAGACTCATTCTTAAGAATTAAAAAAGATTGATTTTTGCAGCGGTATTTTTGCCCAAAAAGAGAGAAGATGGAGTATAAGAATATCTCTTTGCGGGGATTATTAGGAAGGTTAATTGAAAATTTAATAAATTCTGCAAAATAAAGAGAATTAATTTTTGGTTTTATTTTAATTACTTTTTCTTCATTTAACTATCTATTATCTATATCAAAAGGTCTTAACTTTACCAAACAGAACAACTTTTGTTTCAAATGGTTGTAATTTTATACATATTTAATTATGCTTATGATGTTATTTGATAACTTGTCTGTGTGAAAACTTTCTCTTGTTTTTGTTTTTATCTCGTCTTTTTTAGTCTTTTAATAAGTTTTTAAATTAACTTTTTTCCCAACGGTATATGTCCCATAGTCATTGTCTCTAAGAATGGTTTACTTTAGTTTTGCCTAAATATTTTTCTTTCCCTCTTTTTCTTTTTAAGAGAAGTTATCGTTTAGCAGTCTGAAACTTACTTTGCCAGAGAACTTTTTGTTCGAATTAAGATTGTTCTGTGGCCTTATTTTTTGACAAATTTTTTTTGCAGGTTTTTGTGTTTTTCCGGTTGCATGTTGGACGAGCCTGATTTATAATGAGTAAAACGAATTATGAAAACAAAAGATCAACCACAAATAATTGAAAAAAAATGGCCCCTCGGTAAAACTTCGGGGAAACAGTCTTATCATCCAGGTGAAATTGAGATTAAATGGCAAGAAAAGTGGGAAAAGGAAAAACTTTATCGGGCCGTTGATTTTGACAAAAGACCTAAAAAATATCTTCTCGTTGAGTTTCCTTATCCTTCCGGCGAAAGATTACATGTTGGTCATGGTCGCAGCTTTACGGCCATTGATGCTTTAGCCCGTAAATACAGGATGATGGGTTTTAATGTTTTATATCCTTTTGGCTGGGACGCTTTCGGTTTGCCGGCCGAAAACTACGCGATCAAAACCGGGATTAATCCGGCCGTAACGACGACTCAAAACATTGCTAATTCTAAAAAACAAGCCAAGACTTGGGCCCTGTCTTTTGACTGGGAAAGAGAAGTCAATACCACCGACCCTGATTATTATAAATGGACGCAATGGATCTTTTTAAAACTTTTAGAAAAAGGCTTGGCCTATAGAGCGGACGTCCCGGTTAATTGGTGTCCGTCCTGCAAGACCAATTTGGCCCAGGAGGAAGTTTTAGCTGACGGGACGCACGAACGCTGCGGTTGTCAGACCGAACGGAGGATGCAGAAACAATGGCTTTTAAAAATTACCGCCTACGCCCAAAGGCTTTTGGATGACCTGAAGATTGTCAATTATTTACCCCGCATCCGTATCCAGCAGGAAAACTGGATCGGTCGAAGCGAAGGGGCCAAGATAAAATTTCCAATTTCTAATCTTGCCATTGAGGTTTTTACAACTCGTCCGGACACTTTATTCGGGGCCGTCGCTTTGGTTTTGGCGCCGGAACACCCTCTTTTAAAAATGCCGGAAATCAAAAAGAAGATGCCCAAGGAAGTGGCGGTCTATCTTGAGCGATCTCAAAAAAAGTCGGAGCTGGAAAGAACGGATCTTAGCAAAGAGAAAACCGGAGTTTTTACCGGTCTTTACGCTCTAAATCCCCTCAATAAGGAGAAACTACCCGTTTGGGTTGGTGATTACGTGATTGGCTGGTATGGAGAGGGAGCGGTGATGGTTGTTCCGGCTCATGACCGAAGAGACTATCAATTTGCGAAAAAATATCACCTGAAGATCAAAGAGGTTGTTTCCGGCGGAGAAATTCAGAAAGAAGCCTATGAAGGAGAAGGGAAGTT
Proteins encoded in this window:
- a CDS encoding tetratricopeptide repeat protein translates to MLDKILERGILGLVFFLPLFFLPLTTEFYDFNKFIFLSFYLLILMVTWAFRAYQKQEIAFTRSSLDLPVVLILLVYALVYFLVSTNKIEALIMPQGLGLILALTVLYFLVKETSLTKGISLALVGSASLLSFAAIYQFIGVGETLIPEKSFFAFMRATTFTPAGNPLSLGLFLALVLSFYLPQFWHEWEKKQPLEYFALLLILCGLGVTFYQLLTTAKPLFLPFSAGWFVAVEALKRFPFLGVGLDNYLAAFTAGRPISLNSTNLWNVRFGLSSNHYFYVLTTTGLLGLFAWLFLILRTVRLTKNKYLVFLPLLFSFLFLFFVPAVSLLLFVLYLFLGLLANQTVTTEVKFGSKTATQILLTVVILLSAVSLYGLGRFWLADYYFRQSLSALAQNRGTDAYNLQIKAINLNPQSENYRLTYSQTNLALANALSAKKDLTDQDRQDISGLIQQAIAEAKAAVNLGPNRINNWENLTSIYQALVNAAQGADQWTLAAYNQTIALDPTNPLLRLNLGSLFFSAKNYDEAIRQFNLSINLKPDFANAYYNLAAALKETGKIKEAVAAMERVLGLVEPNSNDYRKAKKELDDLRTKLPKEETKEAPSGQPETLTEPATSSAVLNPPLKLPENAAPPVATSSGTKKEKSPSPSPSAS